One Candidatus Acidiferrales bacterium genomic region harbors:
- a CDS encoding N(4)-(beta-N-acetylglucosaminyl)-L-asparaginase: protein MSEKFTRRDFFRTTALGTAAMLARPDWIAAGLDPAQGGTRQALNRNGSWQAEKAAAGLDPIIVSTWRWGKPANEKAGEILLAGGSMLDAVEKGINTAELDPDVMTVGYGSYPNENGEIELDALMIDGPTHRMGAVAALHQVKTPISVARRVMEKTKHTLLAGEGALQFAIREGFPIEELHTEKSIKAYLEWKAKPDRPRHWRETGHDTISLVAFDGRGNFVGGNSTSGLRWKVAGRVGDSPVPGSGLYVDNQVGAAGATGDGDEMMRFCVTFLAVELMRGGMHPQKACQAVLERMLKKNPEHYKKVDANVFAINRKGEIGAMGMQPGRFKYAVWTKTSSELQDAGSIV from the coding sequence ATGAGCGAGAAATTTACGCGGCGAGACTTCTTTCGAACCACGGCGCTGGGCACGGCGGCAATGCTGGCTCGTCCCGATTGGATCGCAGCCGGCCTCGATCCCGCCCAGGGCGGAACGAGGCAGGCCCTGAACCGGAATGGTTCATGGCAGGCGGAGAAAGCCGCCGCCGGCCTTGACCCGATCATTGTTTCCACGTGGCGATGGGGCAAGCCGGCCAATGAAAAAGCGGGAGAGATCCTGCTGGCGGGCGGCTCGATGCTGGACGCGGTGGAGAAAGGCATCAACACGGCGGAGCTTGACCCGGACGTCATGACGGTCGGGTACGGCTCCTATCCCAACGAGAACGGCGAGATCGAACTGGACGCATTGATGATTGACGGCCCGACTCACCGGATGGGAGCGGTGGCGGCGCTGCACCAGGTCAAGACGCCCATCTCGGTGGCGCGGCGGGTGATGGAGAAGACCAAGCATACGCTGCTGGCCGGCGAAGGCGCGCTCCAGTTTGCCATTCGGGAGGGCTTCCCGATCGAGGAGCTGCACACGGAAAAGAGCATCAAGGCTTACCTGGAGTGGAAGGCAAAGCCAGACCGCCCGAGGCACTGGCGCGAGACCGGGCACGACACCATCTCGCTTGTCGCCTTTGATGGCCGAGGGAACTTTGTCGGAGGAAATTCGACTTCCGGCCTGCGCTGGAAGGTCGCCGGCCGGGTGGGTGACTCGCCCGTCCCCGGCTCCGGGCTCTATGTGGACAACCAAGTCGGGGCCGCCGGCGCGACCGGCGACGGTGATGAGATGATGCGGTTTTGCGTCACGTTCCTGGCGGTGGAGCTGATGCGGGGCGGCATGCATCCGCAAAAGGCCTGCCAGGCCGTGCTCGAACGGATGCTCAAGAAGAATCCCGAGCACTACAAAAAGGTGGACGCCAACGTCTTCGCCATCAACCGCAAGGGCGAGATCGGCGCCATGGGCATGCAGCCCGGCCGTTTCAAGTATGCCGTGTGGACAAAAACCTCGAGTGAATTACAAGACGCGGGCTCGATAGTGTAA
- a CDS encoding CarD family transcriptional regulator, which produces MFKVGEKVVYPNHGVGLVEQVSVGAMNGRTENCYLLRIASSGLKVMVPESNIKCVGLRRTVRSSEIVEIVAYLERGKCSNHHDWKFRFKQNSEKMRTGSLLSVAEVLKSLVVLSKGKPLSFREKKMLDRAKYLLVSELATVRNVTEQTVEASLHQALAKSHLHLP; this is translated from the coding sequence ATGTTCAAAGTCGGCGAGAAGGTTGTTTACCCGAATCACGGCGTTGGTCTGGTGGAACAGGTTTCGGTGGGCGCGATGAATGGCCGGACGGAAAACTGTTACCTTCTCCGGATTGCTTCGAGCGGCCTGAAGGTGATGGTCCCGGAGTCGAACATCAAATGCGTGGGCCTGCGGCGCACCGTCCGCTCCAGCGAAATTGTTGAGATCGTCGCCTACCTCGAGCGAGGCAAGTGCAGCAACCACCACGACTGGAAATTCCGCTTCAAACAAAATTCAGAAAAGATGCGGACCGGGTCGCTGCTGAGCGTGGCTGAGGTGCTCAAGTCGCTCGTCGTCCTGAGCAAAGGTAAACCGCTTTCCTTCCGCGAGAAGAAGATGCTGGACCGGGCCAAGTACCTGTTGGTCAGCGAGTTGGCCACCGTGCGCAACGTCACCGAGCAGACCGTCGAGGCCTCGCTCCATCAGGCCCTGGCAAAGTCTCACCTGCACCTGCCCTAA
- the greA gene encoding transcription elongation factor GreA — MSDAAAKIRNKLQEAIDEIDRELKTELPRELKAARAHGDLSENAEFKFAKQRQHLLESRLAQLRHRLAELSLLNLNNIPRDRVGFGSQVTLVDVARDAEVKYKLVHSEEADVARGLISTTSPIGRGLMGKRVGDTVSVQTPAGPKEFEIVDFATIHDEAF, encoded by the coding sequence GTGAGCGACGCCGCTGCCAAAATTCGCAATAAACTTCAAGAGGCGATTGACGAGATCGACCGCGAGCTCAAGACCGAGCTTCCCAGGGAACTCAAGGCGGCCCGCGCCCATGGCGATCTATCTGAAAATGCAGAGTTTAAATTCGCCAAGCAGCGCCAGCACCTGCTCGAATCGCGCCTAGCCCAGTTGAGGCACCGTCTGGCCGAGCTCTCTCTTCTGAACCTCAACAACATCCCCCGTGACCGGGTTGGTTTTGGCTCGCAGGTGACTCTGGTGGACGTTGCCCGCGACGCGGAAGTGAAGTATAAGCTGGTCCACAGTGAGGAGGCCGATGTCGCCCGGGGGCTGATCTCAACGACTTCGCCGATCGGCCGCGGTCTGATGGGCAAGCGGGTGGGAGACACGGTGAGCGTTCAGACGCCGGCAGGGCCAAAAGAGTTCGAGATCGTTGATTTTGCCACCATCCACGATGAGGCCTTCTAG
- a CDS encoding CDP-alcohol phosphatidyltransferase family protein has protein sequence MITRSIGEGCRWLLYKIVDGLAATGIHPNVLTTIGLVINVWAAVLFAAGLFRSAGAAMILAGFFDMVDGRVARAQGRVTAFGAFFDSVIDRYSDILLFIGIIVYYARVNRFLYVVVGVVALGGSVMVSYTRARAESLITQCKVGFWERPERIVLFILAALGNRIAPALWLLAVGTNLTVIHRMYHTWRETEAGNTVEVVAKKKPSEQAMTAGSAR, from the coding sequence GTGATCACGCGAAGCATTGGCGAGGGTTGCCGCTGGCTGCTTTACAAGATCGTGGACGGGCTGGCCGCCACCGGAATCCATCCGAACGTCCTGACGACGATCGGTTTGGTGATCAATGTGTGGGCGGCGGTGCTTTTTGCGGCTGGCCTGTTTCGGAGCGCCGGCGCGGCGATGATTCTCGCCGGCTTCTTTGACATGGTGGACGGCCGGGTGGCTCGCGCCCAGGGTCGCGTCACCGCCTTCGGCGCCTTCTTTGATTCCGTCATTGACCGCTACTCGGACATACTGCTCTTTATCGGCATCATCGTGTATTACGCCCGCGTGAATCGTTTTCTCTACGTGGTGGTGGGGGTGGTGGCGCTGGGCGGATCGGTGATGGTGAGCTACACCCGGGCGCGGGCCGAATCGCTCATCACCCAGTGCAAGGTTGGCTTCTGGGAGCGCCCGGAACGGATCGTGCTTTTCATCCTGGCGGCGCTCGGCAACCGGATTGCCCCCGCGCTGTGGTTGCTCGCCGTGGGAACCAATCTCACCGTCATCCACCGTATGTACCACACCTGGCGCGAAACCGAAGCGGGCAATACGGTGGAAGTCGTCGCCAAAAAAAAACCCTCTGAACAAGCGATGACGGCCGGCTCAGCCCGGTAG
- a CDS encoding non-heme iron oxygenase ferredoxin subunit: MSRFVKVASVDQIDSERGALVECEGKRIALFNVTDRYYAIEDTCTHRGGPLSEGMLLEAEGVVVCPWHGARFDIKTGKVLGPPAPQGVASFPVRVVGKDIEVEMPEAMGAAED, translated from the coding sequence ATGAGCCGATTCGTCAAGGTGGCCAGCGTGGACCAGATTGATTCCGAGCGAGGAGCGCTGGTGGAGTGCGAAGGGAAGAGGATTGCCTTGTTCAACGTCACCGACCGCTACTACGCGATCGAAGACACCTGCACCCATCGCGGCGGTCCGCTCTCGGAGGGGATGCTGCTGGAAGCCGAGGGGGTGGTGGTGTGTCCCTGGCACGGGGCGCGCTTCGACATCAAAACCGGCAAGGTGCTTGGTCCGCCAGCGCCCCAGGGGGTCGCCAGTTTTCCCGTGCGGGTCGTCGGCAAGGATATTGAGGTCGAGATGCCCGAGGCAATGGGCGCGGCCGAGGATTAG
- a CDS encoding type II toxin-antitoxin system prevent-host-death family antitoxin, whose product MMQVGSRELKNRLGRYLARVRRGESLVVTHRGAPVARLVPLEGVRKEDELERRLNQLEAEGHLRRARGVFKDFEPIHIIGGKALSRLILEDRE is encoded by the coding sequence ATGATGCAGGTGGGCAGCCGTGAATTGAAAAATCGTTTGGGGCGCTATCTCGCTCGTGTCCGCCGTGGTGAATCACTGGTTGTGACGCATCGTGGCGCACCGGTGGCGAGGCTGGTTCCTCTCGAAGGCGTCCGGAAAGAGGACGAACTGGAAAGAAGGTTGAATCAACTGGAAGCGGAAGGGCATCTGCGCCGCGCCAGGGGGGTATTCAAAGACTTCGAGCCTATCCACATCATCGGGGGAAAGGCGCTTTCCCGACTGATCCTCGAGGACAGAGAGTGA
- a CDS encoding isoaspartyl peptidase/L-asparaginase, producing the protein MAPQPILIVHGGAWDIPDAAVAACREGCRRALEAGWKILDEGGLAVDAVEAAIVVLEDDPIFDAGIGSHLNRDGVVQLDAILMRGDTLKAGAVSAVERVRNPIRLARAVMEKSEHMMLVGRGAEQFAEENGLPLCDPKELIVEREATAWRHFRDGLRPLHKLGGTVGAVAMDGAGLLAAGTSTGGTCCKFPGRVGDSSLIGCGCYADNHSGAAGCTGYGEAIMKIVMAKTATDLMLRGKSAQEAAHAAIRILAERTGDRAGLILIDTQGNIGFAHNTSRMAFGYVARDRAPRVSVQA; encoded by the coding sequence ATGGCTCCGCAACCCATCCTCATCGTCCACGGTGGTGCCTGGGACATCCCGGATGCCGCCGTCGCAGCCTGTCGGGAAGGCTGCCGGAGAGCGCTTGAGGCCGGTTGGAAGATCCTCGACGAGGGCGGCTTGGCCGTGGATGCGGTGGAGGCGGCGATCGTGGTCCTGGAGGATGACCCCATCTTTGACGCGGGCATCGGCAGCCACTTGAACCGCGACGGGGTGGTGCAGCTCGATGCTATCCTCATGCGGGGTGATACGCTCAAGGCCGGAGCGGTGAGCGCTGTCGAGCGCGTCCGGAATCCCATCCGGCTGGCCCGTGCGGTGATGGAAAAGAGCGAGCACATGATGCTCGTGGGCCGGGGCGCCGAGCAGTTTGCCGAGGAAAATGGCCTGCCCCTGTGCGACCCCAAGGAGCTTATCGTCGAGCGCGAGGCGACCGCTTGGCGTCATTTCCGGGATGGGTTGCGCCCTCTGCACAAGCTCGGAGGAACGGTCGGGGCGGTTGCCATGGATGGCGCTGGCTTGCTCGCTGCGGGCACTTCGACCGGCGGGACTTGTTGCAAATTTCCCGGGCGGGTGGGTGATTCTTCGCTCATCGGTTGCGGTTGCTACGCCGACAATCACTCGGGCGCCGCCGGTTGCACGGGCTACGGCGAAGCCATCATGAAGATCGTCATGGCAAAGACCGCCACGGATCTCATGCTACGGGGGAAATCTGCCCAGGAGGCCGCGCATGCCGCCATCCGCATCCTGGCCGAGCGAACAGGCGACAGAGCCGGTCTCATCTTGATTGATACCCAAGGAAACATCGGCTTTGCCCACAACACCTCGCGCATGGCTTTTGGCTACGTTGCCCGGGACCGAGCACCGCGCGTTTCCGTGCAAGCCTAA
- the fusA gene encoding elongation factor G, which yields MKVYSGENIRNVAILGHGGTGKTSLTAAMLYLAGATPRLGRVDDGSTVTDWDEEEIARKISISTGLAYAEWAPRGRTEKIKVNLLDTPGYNIFINETKATLLAADAGLILVDAVAGSEVVTEKVWDYCTEYDLPRAFMIHKMDRELAGFERATESIHQVYGRGAVAVQLPIGQEKNFKGLVNLIAMKAYTYVAGGEGKYTESEIPAELAEKAKDAHEKLVEMVAEGDDKLMEEFFEKGTLEPTRLQEGLRQAIAAKRIFPMLIAAGLPNIGAENLLNFICDFLPSPLARGKIIGAAEPGGGETVERKIADSEPLSIYVFKTLADPFAGRITYFKVMSGVLKNDATLQNFNRNTAERFQHVEVRQGKTPSAVAELRAGDIGTVAKLKETTTGDTLGDKAAPIFYKPARIPEPSISFAIEPKTRADEDRLSQALHRILEEDLALRYVRDAQTKEFLLAGSGQQHVEVAVAKLKKRYNVDVALKAPKVPYRETIRGKADVEGRHKKQTGGHGQFGVCRIKVEPLPRGSGFEFVNDIFGGAIPRNWVPSVERGIRESAARGYLAGYPVVDFRAILYDGKYHDVDSSDISFQIAGQLAFKAAMETAKPALLEPIMNVEVYVPEQYSGDIMGDMSSRRGRVSGMESRGTNSLIKAQVPMAEMLTYATDLTSMTQGRGSYTMEFSHYDFVPPELAQKIIDHAKAARAGAAPAEE from the coding sequence GTGAAGGTTTATAGCGGCGAGAACATCCGCAACGTGGCCATCCTTGGACACGGTGGCACGGGAAAAACCTCCCTGACGGCGGCGATGCTCTATCTTGCCGGCGCCACCCCTCGCCTCGGCCGCGTGGACGATGGCTCCACGGTCACCGATTGGGATGAAGAAGAAATTGCCCGCAAGATTTCGATCTCGACCGGCCTGGCCTATGCCGAATGGGCGCCGCGGGGGAGAACAGAAAAGATCAAGGTCAATCTCCTCGATACCCCCGGGTACAACATCTTCATCAACGAAACCAAGGCCACCTTGCTGGCCGCTGACGCCGGGTTGATCCTGGTGGATGCGGTGGCGGGTTCGGAAGTAGTCACCGAAAAAGTCTGGGACTACTGCACCGAGTACGACCTCCCGCGCGCGTTTATGATCCACAAGATGGATCGCGAACTTGCCGGCTTCGAGCGGGCAACGGAGTCCATTCATCAGGTTTACGGCCGCGGCGCCGTTGCCGTCCAGCTTCCCATCGGCCAGGAAAAGAATTTCAAAGGGCTGGTGAACCTCATCGCGATGAAGGCTTACACCTACGTGGCGGGAGGCGAGGGGAAATACACCGAGAGCGAAATTCCGGCCGAGCTTGCCGAAAAGGCCAAGGATGCGCATGAAAAGCTGGTCGAGATGGTGGCCGAGGGCGATGACAAGTTGATGGAGGAATTTTTCGAAAAAGGGACGCTCGAGCCGACGCGATTGCAGGAGGGACTTCGCCAGGCCATCGCCGCCAAGAGAATCTTTCCGATGTTGATCGCTGCCGGATTGCCGAACATCGGGGCCGAGAACCTTCTGAACTTTATCTGCGATTTTCTGCCTTCGCCGCTTGCCCGGGGCAAAATCATCGGCGCGGCCGAACCCGGCGGGGGTGAAACGGTGGAGCGAAAGATTGCCGACTCCGAGCCGCTCTCGATCTATGTTTTCAAAACGCTGGCCGACCCGTTTGCCGGCCGTATCACCTACTTCAAGGTGATGAGCGGCGTGCTGAAGAACGACGCCACGCTCCAAAACTTCAATCGCAACACGGCCGAGCGTTTCCAGCACGTGGAAGTTCGCCAGGGGAAAACCCCCTCGGCAGTCGCCGAACTCCGCGCCGGCGATATCGGCACGGTCGCCAAGTTGAAAGAAACCACCACCGGCGATACGCTCGGCGACAAAGCCGCGCCCATTTTCTACAAGCCGGCGCGCATCCCCGAGCCTTCCATCAGTTTCGCCATCGAGCCGAAGACCCGCGCCGACGAAGATCGGCTCAGCCAAGCGCTGCACCGCATTCTGGAGGAAGACCTGGCGCTGCGCTACGTCCGGGATGCGCAGACGAAAGAGTTCCTGCTTGCCGGTTCCGGCCAGCAACACGTCGAGGTCGCCGTCGCCAAGCTCAAAAAGCGTTACAACGTGGATGTGGCGCTGAAAGCGCCCAAGGTGCCTTACCGCGAGACGATTCGCGGCAAGGCTGACGTCGAAGGCCGGCACAAAAAGCAGACCGGCGGCCACGGCCAGTTTGGCGTTTGCCGGATCAAGGTGGAGCCTTTGCCGCGCGGCAGCGGGTTCGAATTCGTGAACGACATTTTCGGCGGCGCCATTCCCAGGAACTGGGTTCCTTCGGTGGAACGAGGCATCCGCGAATCGGCCGCCCGCGGCTACCTGGCCGGCTACCCGGTGGTGGACTTCCGCGCCATTCTCTACGACGGCAAGTACCACGACGTGGATAGTTCGGACATTTCCTTCCAGATTGCCGGCCAATTGGCTTTCAAGGCGGCCATGGAGACGGCCAAGCCGGCGTTGCTCGAACCCATCATGAACGTCGAGGTCTATGTCCCCGAACAATACTCGGGCGACATTATGGGCGACATGAGTTCTCGCCGCGGGCGAGTCTCCGGCATGGAATCGCGCGGCACCAATTCCCTCATCAAGGCTCAGGTGCCGATGGCGGAGATGCTCACCTACGCCACCGACCTTACGTCCATGACCCAGGGCCGCGGCAGCTATACGATGGAGTTCTCTCACTACGATTTTGTCCCGCCCGAACTGGCCCAAAAAATCATCGACCACGCCAAAGCCGCCCGCGCCGGAGCCGCCCCTGCCGAGGAATAG
- a CDS encoding aminotransferase class I/II-fold pyridoxal phosphate-dependent enzyme: MAARKTREFLGNATATIHTGEMKHGVAVPVAPPIVQTSTFTFPNINEMKRWAEGKSKAYIYTRYGNPTLAVAEAKLAQLERGEAAIVTASGMAAISSSLLAVLGAGDEVIATRYLYGGTYRLMRDVLPRLGIRVQHVGTNLEGVERLVNKNTKVLYTETPTNPTLQVVDLKKAVALARRYKLVSMVDSTFATPILQRPLELGFDVVLHSATKYLGGHSDIIAGAAVGSREIVEKVRHMVIYLGGSMDPYAAFLLIRGLKTLEVRVRKQAENALAIARFLEKHPTVVRVHYPGLKSHPDHGLARRQMAGGFGSMMAFDLKGGLGAARRFCDRLKVVLLAASLGGVESLVSLPIYTSHYRMSLAELRSSGVEPGTVRLSVGIEDVRDLIADLRQALARQ; this comes from the coding sequence ATGGCCGCTCGCAAAACCAGGGAATTTCTTGGCAATGCCACAGCGACGATTCATACAGGAGAGATGAAGCACGGGGTGGCCGTGCCTGTTGCGCCGCCAATTGTTCAGACCTCGACTTTCACTTTCCCGAACATCAACGAGATGAAGCGCTGGGCTGAAGGGAAGTCCAAGGCGTACATCTACACTCGCTACGGGAACCCAACGCTGGCGGTGGCTGAGGCCAAGCTGGCGCAGCTCGAGCGCGGCGAAGCGGCCATTGTCACCGCCTCCGGCATGGCCGCTATTTCGAGTTCTCTGCTGGCCGTTTTAGGAGCTGGCGATGAGGTCATCGCCACCCGCTATCTCTACGGCGGAACCTACCGGCTGATGCGCGATGTCTTGCCCCGCCTCGGCATCCGGGTGCAGCACGTCGGGACAAACCTCGAAGGCGTCGAGCGGCTCGTCAACAAAAATACCAAGGTGCTTTACACCGAAACGCCCACTAACCCCACTTTGCAGGTGGTTGACCTGAAGAAAGCGGTGGCGCTTGCCCGGCGGTATAAGTTGGTCTCGATGGTGGATAGCACCTTCGCCACGCCCATCCTCCAACGGCCGCTAGAGCTTGGTTTCGACGTGGTGCTTCACTCGGCGACGAAATACTTGGGCGGCCACAGCGACATCATTGCCGGGGCGGCGGTGGGCAGCCGGGAAATTGTCGAAAAGGTTCGCCACATGGTGATCTACCTGGGCGGCTCGATGGACCCCTATGCTGCCTTCTTGCTCATTCGCGGGCTGAAAACGCTCGAGGTGCGCGTCAGGAAGCAGGCGGAAAACGCCCTGGCGATTGCACGCTTCCTCGAAAAGCACCCCACGGTTGTCCGCGTGCACTACCCGGGGCTGAAGTCGCACCCCGACCATGGCCTCGCCCGGCGGCAGATGGCCGGTGGGTTTGGCTCGATGATGGCGTTCGACCTGAAAGGGGGGCTCGGCGCGGCCCGGCGCTTCTGCGACCGCCTGAAAGTTGTCTTGCTGGCTGCCAGCCTGGGGGGAGTCGAGTCGCTGGTTTCCCTCCCTATTTATACCTCCCACTACCGCATGAGCTTGGCCGAACTGCGTTCGAGCGGAGTCGAGCCAGGGACGGTGCGGCTTTCCGTCGGCATTGAGGATGTGCGCGACCTCATCGCCGATTTGCGCCAGGCCCTTGCCCGCCAATGA
- a CDS encoding LysM peptidoglycan-binding domain-containing protein: MEAQRGGRRVRAGRILLVIPVLPLVLVLFGCETGKNRRAATPPPQAVVVSGQANGEPPPLPIPQFRGASLLLFTAYVSPSHPTEELIRRVEEAYRSGEQSYHAGHLEKARREFDRALDLLLLSGQDVRQDERLEKLFDRIVEQVRAFEVAAFREGDGFTEQAPTPAPIDEVAEIEPPEAPVDPQLERQASSTMQSVAHDLPLTLNEQVLSFINFFQTSRGRAIISRGLEKAGRYRGMIERVLREEGLPQDLIYLAQAESAFEPYALSRMGAKGLWQFMAYRARQYGLMRTWWVDERQDPEKSTRAAARHLRDLYHQFGDWYLAIAAYNSGPGAVQRGIERTGYADFWELLRRRVLPRETENYVPIILAVAFIAKDPGRYGVDVAPEPPVRFERVAVPKPIDLRLVAEMIDVDVQTIRRLNPELLRLVTPHQPDFELKLPSGTTQKFLAEIATVPEDKWVSSRKHRIEPGETLGGIAKLYRTKPGAIADVNGIQLTAALRPGDKLIIPVAPGRQDLAQKRRAITYRARRGDTVDSVAEQFSVTPRELRRWNRLRGWAIPRGKRLRVYVPAFPEGEHAARAAKPRNSSNTKKQSELVNSSGVVHKVKAGETLWSIASSYHTTVGALTRANSFLASRSLQAGDRLIVHAPRRGQ, encoded by the coding sequence ATGGAGGCTCAGCGTGGCGGTAGGCGGGTACGAGCTGGAAGAATCCTGCTTGTCATTCCTGTCCTTCCGTTGGTTCTAGTGCTGTTTGGCTGTGAGACCGGCAAGAACCGCCGGGCGGCGACTCCGCCACCTCAGGCGGTTGTCGTCTCTGGCCAGGCAAATGGTGAACCCCCGCCCCTTCCCATCCCGCAGTTTCGGGGTGCGTCCCTCCTCCTCTTTACGGCCTATGTGTCGCCAAGCCATCCGACCGAGGAGCTGATCCGGCGCGTCGAGGAAGCCTATCGGTCGGGCGAGCAGAGCTATCATGCCGGGCACCTCGAAAAGGCACGCCGGGAGTTTGACCGCGCCCTCGACCTGCTGCTCCTGAGCGGCCAGGATGTTCGCCAGGATGAGCGCCTGGAGAAGCTTTTTGATCGCATTGTCGAGCAGGTGCGCGCCTTTGAGGTAGCTGCCTTCCGTGAGGGCGATGGTTTCACCGAGCAGGCCCCGACCCCCGCTCCCATTGACGAGGTGGCCGAGATCGAGCCACCGGAAGCGCCGGTTGACCCCCAACTCGAGCGGCAAGCTTCGTCCACCATGCAAAGCGTCGCTCACGATTTGCCGTTGACGCTCAATGAACAGGTTCTCTCCTTCATCAATTTCTTTCAAACGAGTCGTGGCCGGGCCATCATCAGCCGGGGCCTCGAAAAGGCTGGCCGGTATCGTGGGATGATCGAGCGCGTGCTCCGGGAAGAGGGTTTGCCGCAGGATTTGATCTATCTGGCGCAGGCGGAATCGGCCTTTGAACCCTATGCCCTCTCCCGCATGGGGGCCAAGGGCCTCTGGCAATTCATGGCCTACCGGGCCCGTCAATACGGTCTGATGCGCACCTGGTGGGTAGATGAGCGGCAGGATCCGGAGAAATCCACCCGCGCCGCCGCTCGCCATCTGCGCGATCTTTACCATCAATTTGGCGATTGGTATCTTGCCATCGCTGCCTACAACTCCGGCCCGGGCGCGGTTCAGCGGGGGATCGAGCGGACCGGCTACGCCGACTTTTGGGAGTTGCTTCGCCGCCGGGTTCTGCCGCGCGAAACGGAAAACTACGTGCCCATCATTCTCGCGGTGGCGTTCATCGCCAAGGATCCGGGGCGCTACGGTGTTGACGTTGCCCCTGAGCCGCCGGTGCGCTTCGAGCGCGTTGCCGTCCCCAAGCCGATTGACCTGCGCTTGGTGGCAGAGATGATTGACGTGGACGTGCAGACGATCCGCCGGCTCAACCCCGAACTCCTTCGCCTGGTGACGCCCCATCAGCCCGATTTCGAATTGAAGCTTCCCTCCGGAACCACTCAGAAATTTCTCGCCGAGATTGCGACCGTCCCCGAAGACAAATGGGTCTCCTCAAGAAAGCACCGCATCGAGCCGGGCGAAACTTTGGGTGGCATCGCCAAGCTCTATCGCACCAAGCCCGGCGCCATCGCCGATGTCAACGGGATCCAACTCACCGCCGCGCTTCGGCCGGGCGATAAGCTCATTATCCCGGTCGCGCCCGGGCGGCAGGACCTCGCTCAAAAGCGACGCGCCATCACCTATCGAGCGCGCCGTGGCGATACAGTCGATTCGGTGGCCGAGCAGTTTTCCGTCACCCCCCGGGAACTTCGCCGCTGGAATCGCTTGCGCGGTTGGGCTATCCCCCGCGGCAAGCGCCTGCGCGTTTATGTGCCGGCCTTCCCGGAAGGGGAGCATGCCGCCCGAGCTGCCAAGCCGAGGAATTCCTCTAACACAAAGAAACAAAGCGAGTTAGTAAATTCAAGCGGGGTGGTGCATAAGGTCAAAGCGGGCGAGACGCTGTGGTCGATTGCCTCCTCTTACCACACCACGGTTGGGGCGCTCACGCGCGCCAATTCCTTCCTTGCCTCGCGTAGCTTGCAAGCAGGCGATCGCCTGATTGTTCACGCACCCCGCCGCGGCCAGTGA
- a CDS encoding LexA family transcriptional regulator, translating to MSFLNLQENLRQELRRRVAAGELTGAELARRLGLTQAHISNFLHGKRGLKLSTLDRAVAVMALDFYSLLPAEELAGYAPAVSRAEAETAEVPLIRPAAATTPVITRMLAHGTLRLAAILSGVRTTADGHPSRKGWTRFVALEVADNDTSMAPRVPPGACVIVDRHRLAPGDPRFDRGRFYAVKNAGGVQIRYLERQGDRLLLRPHHPRQPSEIWPWQGTVTEARIVGLVVALVVICR from the coding sequence ATGAGTTTTCTGAATCTTCAGGAGAACCTACGCCAGGAGCTGCGCCGGAGGGTGGCGGCGGGAGAGCTGACGGGCGCAGAACTGGCCCGCCGCCTCGGTCTCACCCAAGCGCACATCTCGAACTTCCTGCATGGCAAGCGCGGGCTGAAGCTCTCCACGCTGGACCGGGCGGTGGCCGTGATGGCGCTCGATTTCTACTCGCTTCTCCCGGCTGAGGAGTTGGCGGGCTATGCCCCGGCCGTCAGCCGGGCCGAGGCCGAGACGGCCGAGGTGCCACTGATCCGACCGGCGGCGGCTACCACGCCGGTGATCACGCGGATGCTGGCCCACGGCACGCTTCGGCTGGCCGCGATTCTATCCGGGGTTCGCACCACTGCCGACGGGCACCCCTCTCGAAAAGGCTGGACTCGCTTCGTGGCGTTGGAGGTCGCCGACAACGACACCAGCATGGCGCCACGCGTTCCGCCGGGCGCTTGCGTGATCGTAGATCGTCATCGGCTGGCACCGGGCGATCCCCGATTCGATCGGGGGCGGTTCTATGCGGTGAAAAACGCGGGCGGAGTACAGATTCGCTACCTGGAGCGGCAGGGTGACCGGCTCCTGCTCCGGCCTCACCATCCCCGTCAACCGAGCGAGATCTGGCCTTGGCAGGGCACAGTCACCGAAGCGCGGATTGTGGGACTGGTGGTGGCGCTCGTCGTGATCTGCCGTTAA